From one Nitrospirota bacterium genomic stretch:
- a CDS encoding tyrosine-type recombinase/integrase has protein sequence MEEGAFVDGLLEKKYKDCGKELIWQWFFPAKSLTFVPNEKGYRRYHLYETHVQRAIKDAVRKADIMKRVSSHTFRHSFATHLLQANYDIRTIQELLGHSDVRTTMVYTHTIKSSTLKEAKSPLDF, from the coding sequence ATGGAAGAAGGCGCATTTGTTGACGGCCTGCTGGAAAAGAAATATAAGGATTGCGGCAAGGAACTCATTTGGCAGTGGTTTTTCCCGGCAAAATCGCTGACCTTCGTGCCTAATGAAAAGGGGTACAGAAGATACCATCTATACGAGACCCATGTTCAGAGGGCGATTAAGGATGCAGTCAGAAAGGCGGATATTATGAAGAGGGTATCGTCCCATACCTTCCGCCACAGCTTTGCCACTCACCTGCTGCAGGCGAATTACGATATACGCACAATTCAGGAATTACTCGGGCACAGCGATGTCAGGACAACAATGGTCTACACGCATACCATCAAGAGCAGCACCCTGAAAGAGGCAAAGAGCCCACTTGATTTTTAA